In Plasmodium gaboni strain SY75 chromosome 11, whole genome shotgun sequence, the following proteins share a genomic window:
- a CDS encoding hypothetical protein (conserved Plasmodium protein, unknown function~transcript variant 2; alternatively spliced), with protein MNNSYDRSNVEGSTVHEDTQHKENLSYKINEELYYSSVKKIHNNNIDETVNNHENIVFPCDSNQQINCKLINDKINVEYANENNINNINMNGMNYMNNKNINMENKVCGEYENVNIFNHDNHMNNSINVIQNENILLSKEYKESKKHPNDRMNNIAINAGSTTSSHKKKKKNVTFSDDNMYNISYRDIKNNSMNYYMDINNMNNVNNVNNVNNVNNVNNMNNVNNMNNMNNMNNVNNVNNINNMSNTNNLHNSYHNSDYKNRNYDIVMNHMNDHMNYANNTDGAVKGIYNIISLKQNNSNNNINKLNNNYIEYDINNNSNIYENYQNNNIYNNKNNNFNSDIGNTNQDDNNVNNINNNFVVKYLKDLEKIYQLKKHNKKLDSHKNVNNYYNMLELLYNSCKKKKNLNDKRIRALLYIFKYIKNLEKKKEHNNSDIFDIKTLRRLNKQVDLYIDLLEKRKYKEDIHLQLKQEKMDTINNNNNNNNYNYNNNNYNYNDYNKSNYHEFKQPTDSYAHNKFINNIMKNKCDLFFKSNINNINVQSPEQNFYFNHSLKKVNYINNLLVYIHFIVFKYITLYSINEWNLLLFKDIDAYNVCENSNDQRLNKSSVERVLSPGDMEDVNHISEDDNKSEDDNKSEDDNKSEDDNKSEDDNKSENDNKSEDDNKSENDNKSEDSNNNNDDDQEGTIKSHINDQNCMDQNKNKFEIPLISYFELDDYKIEKLNPLNMNENNTIDINYYEYVIEPFDFLFYDQVYNEIYNYLQMLKNQSLFQKDENNNNNNRDNNNNNNMDYNNNNRDDNDNNNNIFNCYDNSQLMRQLPYQYYEFIEILTKEVINVRDLIYRNKYIRYLFYYIYRNNEDNLLEGINKIFFLEKNKVLLYKTQTKLRYNIFVSRFLENNGLSTTNEEEKENKKKISFIEAKNKLFDSMFNEYNIYYNEYMKNSEKYNIARKNIFNIKDKKFTYIKKKINIYSDYFEHMKKKLSVEKYNPQEDSKEEINDNINDNNNMNDHNDDNDNINDNDNINDNDNINDNDNINDNDNINDNDNMNDHNDDNNDVFKNIHLIEYEKEKISFDVPFNYVEFLYEKNYALIINSEKNNSRKLKAAYIVNKNLKNKENILIITSILNIMKWKSLFFTFKNVTIYKNEENIIENKVEHIHNNLIICIDFLPKTLNIRCDIIILDMCHFNIINQISILNELCFLNYKKKILIVNNICDNWNFISSLFLLNNHVFNKSFLDTIKMNYNEDDKKIINYMMLDYISHFCVLNKQKNLFFKDQKVDQNVNLNIKKKTKDEQNGNTNDKCDNTNDKCDNTNDKCDNKNNDYVHTNNEKLLHLDDNNEIKETNPKKKRNLFFILTYMSGIQKCIYDNADEKNKRDTCIHPLLMLDENLFLLKDFNISEKFEVLKNIIKKCILIKKKILICYSGDEKILKLIKILLHLYGLNDFNAITYLTLPNNNQEQKENINNLDLYDVSIIINDHISFLKYFENINITCYFLVSTFTNEEDELLQLYEHWKDIKDAHNFWNFNTFSKNKINFYLNKKNTVYDKYENVIYYYLENPMKERNVFNGCISVALEDLIQELNRKKEITDFDEMKKNVLLNIQQKANKKHFTSVRKVEKILSKFLEENKSKSFDQFLKGCEAYGQIISKCKEKLFVTFNKTYNVQFKNFEDFWCDDEKKRKEKWKKLWDMNEKNAYEKESNLLFNVCNEKSDLTDFSKSSSFDKLKGDTNINEKKNFRIRLSSQLLEEKDLDQLYHGNKKICLLNDTTEKDKKTCLYNERKEE; from the exons atgaataattCATATGATAGATCAAATGTAGAAGGTTCAACTGTTCATGAAGATACTCAAcataaagaaaatttatcatataaaataaatgaggaattatattattcaagtgttaaaaaaatccacaacaataatattgatGAGACTGTAAATAATCATGAGAATATTGTGTTTCCATGTGATAGTAATCAACAAATAAATTGTAAActaataaatgataaaattaatGTAGAATATGcaaatgaaaataatataaataatataaatatgaatgggatgaattatatgaataataaaaatataaatatggaGAACAAAGTGTGTGGTGAATAtgaaaatgtaaatatttttaatcatgataatcatatgaataattCTATTAATGTaatacaaaatgaaaatatattgttatcAAAGGAATATAAAGAATCGAAAAAACATCCTAATGATAGGATGAATAATATAGCTATTAATGCAGGTAGTACTACAAGTAGTCataaaaagaagaaaaaaaatgttacatttagtgatgataatatgtataatataagtTATAGAGACATAAAAAACAATTCgatgaattattatatggatattaataatatgaataatgtgaataatgtgaataatgtgaataatgtgaataatgtgaataatatgaataatgtgaataatatgaataatatgaataatatgaataatgtgaataatgtgaataatatcaataatatGAGTAATACTAATAATTTACATAATTCATATCATAACAGTGATTATAAAAATCGGAATTATGATATTGTTATGAATCATATGAATGATCATATGAACTATGCTAATAATACAGATGGAGCTGTGAAAGGgatttataatattataagcttaaaacaaaataattccaacaataatataaacaaactaaataataattatatcgaatatgatataaataataattctaaCATCTATGAAAATTATcagaataataatatttataataataaaaataataattttaattctGATATTGGAAATACAAATCAAGATGATAACAAtgtgaataatataaataacaaCTTTGTTGTTAAATATTTGAAAGACTTAGAAAAAATTTATCAACtaaaaaaacataataagAAATTAGATAGCCACAAAAATGTAaacaattattataatatgttagagttattatataattcttgtaagaaaaaaaaaaatttgaatgataaaagaataagggctctattatatatattcaaatatattaaaaatttagaaaaaaaaaaagagcACAATAATTCAGACATATTTGATATAAAGACACTAAGGAGGTTAAACAAACAAGTggatttatatattgacTTGTTagaaaaaaggaaatataaaGAAGATATACATTTACAATTAAAACAGGAAAAAATGGACACCAtcaacaataataataataataataattataattataataataataattataattataatgattataataaatcGAATTATCACGAATTTAAACAACCCACTGATTCATATGcacataataaatttataaataatattatgaagaataaatgtgatttattttttaaatctaatattaataatattaatgttCAATCTCCAGAACAAAATTTCTATTTTAATCATTCACTGAAAAAAgttaattatataaataatttgttAGTATATATACACTTTATAGtgtttaaatatattacgCTTTATTCAATAAATGAATGGAACTTGTTGTTGTTTAAAGATATTGATGCTTATAATGTTTGTGAGAATAGTAACGATCAAAGATTAAATAAGTCATCGGTGGAGAGAGTATTATCACCTGGTGATATGGAAGATGTTAATCATATAAGTGAGgatgataataaaagtgaggatgataataaaagtgaggatgataataaaagtgaggatgataataaaagtGAAGACGATAATAAAAGTGagaatgataataaaagtGAAGACGATAATAAAAGTGagaatgataataaaagtGAAGACAgtaacaataataatgatgatgatcAGGAGGGTACTATAAAATCACACATAAATGATCAGAATTGTATGGATcaaaataagaataaattTGAGATTCCTTTAATTAGTTATTTCGAGTTAGATGATTATAAAATAGAAAAGTTGAATCCTCttaatatgaatgaaaataatacaatagatataaattattatgaatatgTAATTGAACCGtttgattttttattttatgatCAGGTTTATAATGagatatataattatttgcAGATGTTAAAAAATCAGAGTTTATTTCAAAAGGATGAgaacaacaataataataatagggataataataataataataatatggattataataataataatagggatgataatgataataataataatattttcaattgTTATGATAATTCTCAACTTATGAGACAACTACCTTATCAATATTATGAatttatagaaatattaaCAAAAGAAGTTATAAATGTGCGTGATTTAATTTATcgtaataaatatataagatatcttttttattacatttatagaaataatgaagataatTTGTTAGAAGgtataaacaaaatatttttcttagaaaagaataaagtgttattatataaaacgCAAACAAAATTAAGATACAACATTTTTGTGTCACGATTTTTAGAAAACAATGGTTTATCTACAAcaaatgaagaagaaaaagaaaataaaaaaaaaattagcTTCATAGAAGCAAAgaataaattatttgataGTATGTTTAATGagtataatatatattataatgaatatatgaaaaatagtgaaaaatataatattgctagaaagaatatttttaatattaaggacaaaaaatttacatatataaaaaaaaaaattaatatatattctgATTATTTTGAgcatatgaaaaaaaagttgtctgtagaaaaatataatccACAAGAGGATTCGAAGGAGgaaataaatgataatattaatgacaataataatatgaatgacCATAATGATGAcaatgataatattaatgacaatgataatattaatgacaatgataatattaatgacaatgataatattaatgacaatgataatattaatgacaatgataatatgaatgacCATAATGATGACAATAATGATGtgtttaaaaatatacatcTTATAGAATATgagaaagaaaaaatttcTTTTGATGTGCCCTTTAATTATGTCgaatttttatatgaaaaaaattatgccttaattataaacagtgaaaaaaataattcaagAAAATTAAAAGCTGCATATATAGTAAATaagaatttaaaaaataaagaaaacatattaattataacttctatattaaatataatgaaatgGAAAAGTTTGttttttacatttaaaaatgtaacaatatataaaaatgaagagAATATCATTGAGAATAAAGTAGaacatatacataataatttaattatatgtatagaTTTTTTGCCGAAAACTTTGAATATTAGATgtgatattattatattagATATGTgtcattttaatattataaatcAGATTAGTATATTGAATGAATTGtgttttttaaattataaaaaaaaaatattaatagttaataatatttgtgATAATTGgaattttatatcatctttatttttattaaataatcatgtttttaataaatcTTTTTTGGATACTATcaaaatgaattataatgaagatgataagaaaattataaattatatgatgTTAGATTATATTTCACACTTTTGTGtattaaataaacaaaaaaatttatttttcaaagATCAAAAAGTAGATCAAAATGTAAATcttaatataaaaaaaaaaacaaaagaTGAACAAAATGGTAACACAAATGATAAGTGTGATAATACAAATGACAAGTGTGATAATACAAATGATAAGtgtgataataaaaataatgattatGTTCATACAAATAATGAGAAATTATTACATCTAGATGATAACaatgaaataaaagaaacaaatccaaaaaagaaaagaaatttgttttttattctAACATATATGAGTGGTATTcaaaaatgtatatatgataatgctgatgaaaaaaataaaagagaTACATGTATACATCCATTATTAATGTTAGATGagaatttatttttattaaaagattttaatatatctgAAAAATTTGaagtattaaaaaatattataaaaaaatgtattctaataaaaaaaaaaatactcATATGTTATTCTGGagatgaaaaaatattaaaacttataaaaatattattacatttatatgGATTAAATGATTTTAATGCAATTACATATTTGACATTAcctaataataatcaagaacaaaaagaaaatataaacaatctagatttatatgatgtatccataataataaatgatcATATATCATTCTTAAAATATTTcgaaaatataaatataacatgttattttttagtATCTACATTTACaaatgaagaagatgaaTTATTACAATTATATG aacACTGGAAGGATATAAAGGATGCTCATAATTTTTGGAACTTCAATACTTTTAGtaagaacaaaataaatttttacctgaacaaaaaaaatacagtatatgataaatatgaaaatgtG atttattattatttggAAAACCCCATGAAGGAAAGAAACGTTTTCAATGGTTGCATATCAGTAGCATTAGAAGACTTAATCCAAGAATTGAATagaaaaaaggaaataacCGATTTTGatgaaatgaaaaaaaatgttttattaaatatacaacAGAAAGCtaataaaaaacatttCACTTCTGTTCGTAAAGttgaaaaaattttatCTAAATTTttagaagaaaataaaagtaaatCCTTTGATCAATTTTTAAAG GGTTGTGAGGCATATGGGCAGATTATAAGTAAGTGCAAAGAGAAATTATTTGTTACCTTCAACAAAACATACAATGTCCAATTTAAAAACTTTGAAGATTTCTGGTGTGACgatgaaaagaaaagaaaagaaaagtggaaaaaattatgggatatgaatgaaaaaaatgcATATGAGAAGGAAAGCAATTTATTGTTTAATGTGTGTAATGAAAAAAGTGATTTAACTGATTTTTCTAAGAGTAGTAGTTTTGACAAATTAAAGGGTGATACTAATATAAAcgaaaagaaaaatttcAGAATAAGATTATCATCACAATTattagaagaaaaagatcTCGATCAATTATATCATggaaacaaaaaaatatgtttattaaatgatactactgaaaaagataaaaagacatgtttatataatgaaagaaaagaggaatga
- a CDS encoding hypothetical protein (conserved Plasmodium protein, unknown function~transcript variant 1; alternatively spliced) yields MNNSYDRSNVEGSTVHEDTQHKENLSYKINEELYYSSVKKIHNNNIDETVNNHENIVFPCDSNQQINCKLINDKINVEYANENNINNINMNGMNYMNNKNINMENKVCGEYENVNIFNHDNHMNNSINVIQNENILLSKEYKESKKHPNDRMNNIAINAGSTTSSHKKKKKNVTFSDDNMYNISYRDIKNNSMNYYMDINNMNNVNNVNNVNNVNNVNNMNNVNNMNNMNNMNNVNNVNNINNMSNTNNLHNSYHNSDYKNRNYDIVMNHMNDHMNYANNTDGAVKGIYNIISLKQNNSNNNINKLNNNYIEYDINNNSNIYENYQNNNIYNNKNNNFNSDIGNTNQDDNNVNNINNNFVVKYLKDLEKIYQLKKHNKKLDSHKNVNNYYNMLELLYNSCKKKKNLNDKRIRALLYIFKYIKNLEKKKEHNNSDIFDIKTLRRLNKQVDLYIDLLEKRKYKEDIHLQLKQEKMDTINNNNNNNNYNYNNNNYNYNDYNKSNYHEFKQPTDSYAHNKFINNIMKNKCDLFFKSNINNINVQSPEQNFYFNHSLKKVNYINNLLVYIHFIVFKYITLYSINEWNLLLFKDIDAYNVCENSNDQRLNKSSVERVLSPGDMEDVNHISEDDNKSEDDNKSEDDNKSEDDNKSEDDNKSENDNKSEDDNKSENDNKSEDSNNNNDDDQEGTIKSHINDQNCMDQNKNKFEIPLISYFELDDYKIEKLNPLNMNENNTIDINYYEYVIEPFDFLFYDQVYNEIYNYLQMLKNQSLFQKDENNNNNNRDNNNNNNMDYNNNNRDDNDNNNNIFNCYDNSQLMRQLPYQYYEFIEILTKEVINVRDLIYRNKYIRYLFYYIYRNNEDNLLEGINKIFFLEKNKVLLYKTQTKLRYNIFVSRFLENNGLSTTNEEEKENKKKISFIEAKNKLFDSMFNEYNIYYNEYMKNSEKYNIARKNIFNIKDKKFTYIKKKINIYSDYFEHMKKKLSVEKYNPQEDSKEEINDNINDNNNMNDHNDDNDNINDNDNINDNDNINDNDNINDNDNINDNDNMNDHNDDNNDVFKNIHLIEYEKEKISFDVPFNYVEFLYEKNYALIINSEKNNSRKLKAAYIVNKNLKNKENILIITSILNIMKWKSLFFTFKNVTIYKNEENIIENKVEHIHNNLIICIDFLPKTLNIRCDIIILDMCHFNIINQISILNELCFLNYKKKILIVNNICDNWNFISSLFLLNNHVFNKSFLDTIKMNYNEDDKKIINYMMLDYISHFCVLNKQKNLFFKDQKVDQNVNLNIKKKTKDEQNGNTNDKCDNTNDKCDNTNDKCDNKNNDYVHTNNEKLLHLDDNNEIKETNPKKKRNLFFILTYMSGIQKCIYDNADEKNKRDTCIHPLLMLDENLFLLKDFNISEKFEVLKNIIKKCILIKKKILICYSGDEKILKLIKILLHLYGLNDFNAITYLTLPNNNQEQKENINNLDLYDVSIIINDHISFLKYFENINITCYFLVSTFTNEEDELLQLYEHWKDIKDAHNFWNFNTFSKNKINFYLNKKNTVYDKYENVVSPISEESIAPPQIYYYLENPMKERNVFNGCISVALEDLIQELNRKKEITDFDEMKKNVLLNIQQKANKKHFTSVRKVEKILSKFLEENKSKSFDQFLKGCEAYGQIISKCKEKLFVTFNKTYNVQFKNFEDFWCDDEKKRKEKWKKLWDMNEKNAYEKESNLLFNVCNEKSDLTDFSKSSSFDKLKGDTNINEKKNFRIRLSSQLLEEKDLDQLYHGNKKICLLNDTTEKDKKTCLYNERKEE; encoded by the exons atgaataattCATATGATAGATCAAATGTAGAAGGTTCAACTGTTCATGAAGATACTCAAcataaagaaaatttatcatataaaataaatgaggaattatattattcaagtgttaaaaaaatccacaacaataatattgatGAGACTGTAAATAATCATGAGAATATTGTGTTTCCATGTGATAGTAATCAACAAATAAATTGTAAActaataaatgataaaattaatGTAGAATATGcaaatgaaaataatataaataatataaatatgaatgggatgaattatatgaataataaaaatataaatatggaGAACAAAGTGTGTGGTGAATAtgaaaatgtaaatatttttaatcatgataatcatatgaataattCTATTAATGTaatacaaaatgaaaatatattgttatcAAAGGAATATAAAGAATCGAAAAAACATCCTAATGATAGGATGAATAATATAGCTATTAATGCAGGTAGTACTACAAGTAGTCataaaaagaagaaaaaaaatgttacatttagtgatgataatatgtataatataagtTATAGAGACATAAAAAACAATTCgatgaattattatatggatattaataatatgaataatgtgaataatgtgaataatgtgaataatgtgaataatgtgaataatatgaataatgtgaataatatgaataatatgaataatatgaataatgtgaataatgtgaataatatcaataatatGAGTAATACTAATAATTTACATAATTCATATCATAACAGTGATTATAAAAATCGGAATTATGATATTGTTATGAATCATATGAATGATCATATGAACTATGCTAATAATACAGATGGAGCTGTGAAAGGgatttataatattataagcttaaaacaaaataattccaacaataatataaacaaactaaataataattatatcgaatatgatataaataataattctaaCATCTATGAAAATTATcagaataataatatttataataataaaaataataattttaattctGATATTGGAAATACAAATCAAGATGATAACAAtgtgaataatataaataacaaCTTTGTTGTTAAATATTTGAAAGACTTAGAAAAAATTTATCAACtaaaaaaacataataagAAATTAGATAGCCACAAAAATGTAaacaattattataatatgttagagttattatataattcttgtaagaaaaaaaaaaatttgaatgataaaagaataagggctctattatatatattcaaatatattaaaaatttagaaaaaaaaaaagagcACAATAATTCAGACATATTTGATATAAAGACACTAAGGAGGTTAAACAAACAAGTggatttatatattgacTTGTTagaaaaaaggaaatataaaGAAGATATACATTTACAATTAAAACAGGAAAAAATGGACACCAtcaacaataataataataataataattataattataataataataattataattataatgattataataaatcGAATTATCACGAATTTAAACAACCCACTGATTCATATGcacataataaatttataaataatattatgaagaataaatgtgatttattttttaaatctaatattaataatattaatgttCAATCTCCAGAACAAAATTTCTATTTTAATCATTCACTGAAAAAAgttaattatataaataatttgttAGTATATATACACTTTATAGtgtttaaatatattacgCTTTATTCAATAAATGAATGGAACTTGTTGTTGTTTAAAGATATTGATGCTTATAATGTTTGTGAGAATAGTAACGATCAAAGATTAAATAAGTCATCGGTGGAGAGAGTATTATCACCTGGTGATATGGAAGATGTTAATCATATAAGTGAGgatgataataaaagtgaggatgataataaaagtgaggatgataataaaagtgaggatgataataaaagtGAAGACGATAATAAAAGTGagaatgataataaaagtGAAGACGATAATAAAAGTGagaatgataataaaagtGAAGACAgtaacaataataatgatgatgatcAGGAGGGTACTATAAAATCACACATAAATGATCAGAATTGTATGGATcaaaataagaataaattTGAGATTCCTTTAATTAGTTATTTCGAGTTAGATGATTATAAAATAGAAAAGTTGAATCCTCttaatatgaatgaaaataatacaatagatataaattattatgaatatgTAATTGAACCGtttgattttttattttatgatCAGGTTTATAATGagatatataattatttgcAGATGTTAAAAAATCAGAGTTTATTTCAAAAGGATGAgaacaacaataataataatagggataataataataataataatatggattataataataataatagggatgataatgataataataataatattttcaattgTTATGATAATTCTCAACTTATGAGACAACTACCTTATCAATATTATGAatttatagaaatattaaCAAAAGAAGTTATAAATGTGCGTGATTTAATTTATcgtaataaatatataagatatcttttttattacatttatagaaataatgaagataatTTGTTAGAAGgtataaacaaaatatttttcttagaaaagaataaagtgttattatataaaacgCAAACAAAATTAAGATACAACATTTTTGTGTCACGATTTTTAGAAAACAATGGTTTATCTACAAcaaatgaagaagaaaaagaaaataaaaaaaaaattagcTTCATAGAAGCAAAgaataaattatttgataGTATGTTTAATGagtataatatatattataatgaatatatgaaaaatagtgaaaaatataatattgctagaaagaatatttttaatattaaggacaaaaaatttacatatataaaaaaaaaaattaatatatattctgATTATTTTGAgcatatgaaaaaaaagttgtctgtagaaaaatataatccACAAGAGGATTCGAAGGAGgaaataaatgataatattaatgacaataataatatgaatgacCATAATGATGAcaatgataatattaatgacaatgataatattaatgacaatgataatattaatgacaatgataatattaatgacaatgataatattaatgacaatgataatatgaatgacCATAATGATGACAATAATGATGtgtttaaaaatatacatcTTATAGAATATgagaaagaaaaaatttcTTTTGATGTGCCCTTTAATTATGTCgaatttttatatgaaaaaaattatgccttaattataaacagtgaaaaaaataattcaagAAAATTAAAAGCTGCATATATAGTAAATaagaatttaaaaaataaagaaaacatattaattataacttctatattaaatataatgaaatgGAAAAGTTTGttttttacatttaaaaatgtaacaatatataaaaatgaagagAATATCATTGAGAATAAAGTAGaacatatacataataatttaattatatgtatagaTTTTTTGCCGAAAACTTTGAATATTAGATgtgatattattatattagATATGTgtcattttaatattataaatcAGATTAGTATATTGAATGAATTGtgttttttaaattataaaaaaaaaatattaatagttaataatatttgtgATAATTGgaattttatatcatctttatttttattaaataatcatgtttttaataaatcTTTTTTGGATACTATcaaaatgaattataatgaagatgataagaaaattataaattatatgatgTTAGATTATATTTCACACTTTTGTGtattaaataaacaaaaaaatttatttttcaaagATCAAAAAGTAGATCAAAATGTAAATcttaatataaaaaaaaaaacaaaagaTGAACAAAATGGTAACACAAATGATAAGTGTGATAATACAAATGACAAGTGTGATAATACAAATGATAAGtgtgataataaaaataatgattatGTTCATACAAATAATGAGAAATTATTACATCTAGATGATAACaatgaaataaaagaaacaaatccaaaaaagaaaagaaatttgttttttattctAACATATATGAGTGGTATTcaaaaatgtatatatgataatgctgatgaaaaaaataaaagagaTACATGTATACATCCATTATTAATGTTAGATGagaatttatttttattaaaagattttaatatatctgAAAAATTTGaagtattaaaaaatattataaaaaaatgtattctaataaaaaaaaaaatactcATATGTTATTCTGGagatgaaaaaatattaaaacttataaaaatattattacatttatatgGATTAAATGATTTTAATGCAATTACATATTTGACATTAcctaataataatcaagaacaaaaagaaaatataaacaatctagatttatatgatgtatccataataataaatgatcATATATCATTCTTAAAATATTTcgaaaatataaatataacatgttattttttagtATCTACATTTACaaatgaagaagatgaaTTATTACAATTATATG aacACTGGAAGGATATAAAGGATGCTCATAATTTTTGGAACTTCAATACTTTTAGtaagaacaaaataaatttttacctgaacaaaaaaaatacagtatatgataaatatgaaaatgtGGTAAGTCCAATATCGGAGGAATCAATAGCGCCACCACAG atttattattatttggAAAACCCCATGAAGGAAAGAAACGTTTTCAATGGTTGCATATCAGTAGCATTAGAAGACTTAATCCAAGAATTGAATagaaaaaaggaaataacCGATTTTGatgaaatgaaaaaaaatgttttattaaatatacaacAGAAAGCtaataaaaaacatttCACTTCTGTTCGTAAAGttgaaaaaattttatCTAAATTTttagaagaaaataaaagtaaatCCTTTGATCAATTTTTAAAG GGTTGTGAGGCATATGGGCAGATTATAAGTAAGTGCAAAGAGAAATTATTTGTTACCTTCAACAAAACATACAATGTCCAATTTAAAAACTTTGAAGATTTCTGGTGTGACgatgaaaagaaaagaaaagaaaagtggaaaaaattatgggatatgaatgaaaaaaatgcATATGAGAAGGAAAGCAATTTATTGTTTAATGTGTGTAATGAAAAAAGTGATTTAACTGATTTTTCTAAGAGTAGTAGTTTTGACAAATTAAAGGGTGATACTAATATAAAcgaaaagaaaaatttcAGAATAAGATTATCATCACAATTattagaagaaaaagatcTCGATCAATTATATCATggaaacaaaaaaatatgtttattaaatgatactactgaaaaagataaaaagacatgtttatataatgaaagaaaagaggaatga